One stretch of Dromaius novaehollandiae isolate bDroNov1 chromosome 39, bDroNov1.hap1, whole genome shotgun sequence DNA includes these proteins:
- the LOC135325501 gene encoding apoptosis regulator BAX-like isoform X1, with protein sequence MEGQGGWGALEAPCGAGAESVSSVVRIGAALLRGFVRSLLEGAPGPPRPVLPAELGDAEPGDAVDGPPLALLRDAALRVWARLSRDPEMDSLVGALAGRPALPALAEVSEELFRSGINWGRVVVFFYFTYRVVLQVLQGSEPLRTVLDWAVSFLARRLAAWVQGQGGWGSILSYSPPEQSQPPCAGGAPGSPEK encoded by the exons AtggaggggcagggagggtggGGTGCCCTGGAGGCCCCTTGTGGGGCag GAGCTGAGAGCGTCTCCAGCGTCGTGCGGATCGGGGCTGCCCTGCTGCGGGG GTTTGTCCGCTCCCTGCTcgagggggccccggggccgccccggccggtGCTGCCGGCGGAGCTGGGGGACGCGGAGCCGGGGGACGCCGTGGACGGGCCCCCCCTGGCCTTGCTGCGGGACGCTGCGCTCCGGGTCTGGGCCCGCCTGAGCCGGGACCCCGAGATGGACAG CCTGGTGGGGGCCCTGGCCgggcgcccggccctgcccgccctggccgAGGTCTCGGAGGAGCTTTTCCGGAGCGGCATCAACTGGGGCCGCGTCGTCGTCTTCTTCTACTTCACCTACCGCGTGGTGCTGCAG gTGCTGCAGGGCTCCGAGCCGCTGCGGACGGTGCTGGACTGGGCCGTGTCCTTCCTggcgcggcgcctggcggcctgGGTGCAGGGCCAGGGCGGCTGG GGCTCCATCCTCAGCTACAGCCCCCCGGAGCAGAGCCAGCCCCCGTgtgcggggggggccccggggagccccgagaaATAA
- the LOC135325501 gene encoding apoptosis regulator BAX-like isoform X2, with protein MEGQGGWGALEAPCGAGAESVSSVVRIGAALLRGFVRSLLEGAPGPPRPVLPAELGDAEPGDAVDGPPLALLRDAALRVWARLSRDPEMDSLVGALAGRPALPALAEVSEELFRSGINWGRVVVFFYFTYRVVLQGSILSYSPPEQSQPPCAGGAPGSPEK; from the exons AtggaggggcagggagggtggGGTGCCCTGGAGGCCCCTTGTGGGGCag GAGCTGAGAGCGTCTCCAGCGTCGTGCGGATCGGGGCTGCCCTGCTGCGGGG GTTTGTCCGCTCCCTGCTcgagggggccccggggccgccccggccggtGCTGCCGGCGGAGCTGGGGGACGCGGAGCCGGGGGACGCCGTGGACGGGCCCCCCCTGGCCTTGCTGCGGGACGCTGCGCTCCGGGTCTGGGCCCGCCTGAGCCGGGACCCCGAGATGGACAG CCTGGTGGGGGCCCTGGCCgggcgcccggccctgcccgccctggccgAGGTCTCGGAGGAGCTTTTCCGGAGCGGCATCAACTGGGGCCGCGTCGTCGTCTTCTTCTACTTCACCTACCGCGTGGTGCTGCAG GGCTCCATCCTCAGCTACAGCCCCCCGGAGCAGAGCCAGCCCCCGTgtgcggggggggccccggggagccccgagaaATAA